A genomic stretch from Herpetosiphon gulosus includes:
- a CDS encoding lysylphosphatidylglycerol synthase transmembrane domain-containing protein: MRRPKLWFGIAISAFFLWWSFNGLDWAGFWDALSTANYWWIIPGVVVYFGAVWARTWRWHYMLRHIKAVSIRRLFPVVVIGYMGNNVYPARAGEVIRSYVLKRKEGIGMGASLTTVILERLFDGLVMLLFVFVTLPFIDLPTLWNNLVIISSILFGVALVVFLMIATNQRRTEQLYSWALRSIVPQRFHSKAHGLFDKIMLGLHSLRSPREMLMIFVTSTAIWLTETTKYWFIMQAFDFHVSFDVLMLMTAVANLALIIPAAPGGAGTFDAAGISVLKSFNVAESIATGYTLVLHLALWIPITVLGFWYMWRERVAWNEFDQAVNESHAAENRIQQREAALRDELGESANLPHAEVEVLR; this comes from the coding sequence GTGCGACGACCAAAATTATGGTTTGGAATCGCGATTAGTGCATTCTTTTTGTGGTGGTCGTTTAATGGCCTCGATTGGGCTGGCTTCTGGGATGCGCTAAGCACCGCCAATTATTGGTGGATTATTCCTGGGGTTGTGGTCTACTTCGGGGCTGTTTGGGCCAGAACGTGGCGTTGGCACTATATGCTCCGTCACATCAAAGCGGTTTCGATCCGCCGCTTGTTCCCAGTGGTCGTGATTGGCTACATGGGCAATAATGTCTACCCCGCCCGTGCCGGAGAAGTGATTCGTTCGTATGTGCTCAAGCGCAAAGAAGGCATCGGCATGGGCGCATCGCTCACGACCGTCATCCTCGAACGCTTGTTTGATGGCTTGGTGATGCTCTTATTTGTGTTTGTTACCTTGCCTTTTATCGATTTACCAACCCTCTGGAATAACTTGGTGATTATTTCATCGATACTGTTTGGGGTTGCGCTGGTGGTTTTCTTGATGATTGCCACGAACCAACGCCGCACCGAGCAGTTGTATTCGTGGGCCTTGCGCAGCATCGTGCCCCAACGCTTTCATAGCAAAGCCCATGGCTTGTTTGATAAAATTATGTTGGGCTTGCACTCGTTACGCTCCCCGCGCGAGATGCTAATGATTTTCGTCACTTCAACCGCGATCTGGCTGACTGAAACCACTAAATATTGGTTTATTATGCAGGCCTTCGATTTTCATGTCTCGTTTGATGTGCTGATGTTGATGACTGCCGTCGCCAACTTGGCCTTGATCATTCCGGCTGCCCCTGGTGGCGCTGGAACTTTTGATGCCGCTGGAATTAGCGTTCTGAAATCGTTCAATGTGGCCGAAAGTATCGCCACAGGCTATACCTTGGTGCTGCACCTGGCCCTGTGGATTCCAATTACCGTGCTTGGTTTTTGGTATATGTGGCGTGAGCGGGTGGCTTGGAACGAATTTGATCAAGCTGTCAACGAAAGTCACGCTGCCGAAAATCGCATTCAACAGCGTGAGGCCGCTTTGCGAGATGAATTAGGCGAGTCGGCGAATCTGCCGCATGCTGAAGTTGAGGTACTCCGTTGA
- a CDS encoding lysylphosphatidylglycerol synthase transmembrane domain-containing protein: protein MDKSLRSKVVISVVLGVIVMLGLALFSDIGKVGDSLSTFNWLMLPAVLGFTIFNYVLRWLKWDYYLRKLGQGTNVSYGQSALLFTAGMVMAVTPGKVGEVLKSGLLKRLNGTPISRSAPIVLAERLTDGLAMLLLMATGLALYPPARPVFVVLVILSVLGLALFQNRRIALGFIAWLERGRLARFAKPLHSFYESSAELLSGRLLVVSTIISVVSWAGECVAMYYVLRGFGAEASGSLLLQSTFIFAASTLFGLVSFLPGGLGASEVSSTLLITTLVKLGEGAATAATIVIRFCTLWFGVLLGIVAMSIFAHRYGLIESEATNLAKEA, encoded by the coding sequence GTGGATAAATCATTACGTTCAAAAGTGGTTATTTCAGTGGTGCTGGGCGTGATTGTGATGCTTGGCCTAGCCCTGTTTAGCGATATTGGCAAAGTTGGTGATAGCCTCAGTACCTTTAATTGGCTGATGCTACCAGCAGTGCTGGGCTTTACGATTTTCAATTATGTGTTGCGCTGGCTCAAGTGGGATTACTATCTGCGCAAGCTAGGTCAAGGCACGAATGTAAGTTATGGCCAAAGTGCTTTGCTGTTTACCGCTGGTATGGTGATGGCGGTCACGCCCGGCAAAGTTGGCGAGGTACTTAAATCGGGCTTGCTTAAACGCTTGAATGGCACGCCAATCAGCCGCTCAGCGCCAATTGTGCTGGCCGAACGCTTGACCGATGGCTTGGCGATGCTGTTGCTGATGGCCACAGGCTTAGCGTTGTATCCGCCAGCTCGCCCAGTATTTGTGGTGCTGGTGATTTTGAGTGTGCTTGGTTTGGCGTTGTTCCAAAATCGCCGAATTGCCCTCGGTTTTATTGCTTGGTTGGAACGTGGGCGCTTGGCTCGTTTTGCCAAACCATTGCATAGCTTTTATGAAAGCAGCGCCGAATTGCTCAGCGGACGTTTATTGGTGGTCTCGACGATTATTTCGGTGGTGTCGTGGGCTGGCGAATGTGTGGCCATGTATTATGTGCTACGTGGCTTTGGAGCCGAAGCATCTGGATCACTTTTGTTACAATCGACCTTTATTTTTGCCGCCTCGACGCTATTTGGTCTGGTATCATTCTTACCAGGTGGTTTGGGAGCTTCAGAAGTTTCCAGCACCTTATTGATTACCACCTTGGTCAAATTAGGCGAGGGCGCTGCAACCGCCGCCACGATTGTGATTCGCTTTTGCACCTTGTGGTTTGGCGTGTTGTTGGGGATTGTGGCAATGAGCATCTTCGCCCATCGTTATGGCCTGATCGAGTCGGAGGCAACCAATCTTGCGAAAGAAGCTTAA
- a CDS encoding NAD(P)H-dependent oxidoreductase yields the protein MVDVVTLAGSPAPRSTAAALLEHSKTILERHALVVKSMSVRDIPPEELIGQAQFSPAVRHYSQLIRQAGALIVATPVYKDTYAELLRAWLNLLPAGILRNTLVLPIITGSSARTEAQIYTDLAARFRQLGAKHIIPSLFAAEQQIQLIGSKLPPRIHRSLEERLGLALDDIAQQLGVLPLVAVA from the coding sequence GTGGTTGATGTGGTTACTTTAGCGGGAAGTCCAGCGCCCCGCTCAACAGCAGCAGCACTTTTGGAGCATTCCAAAACAATTTTAGAGCGCCATGCACTGGTAGTTAAATCGATGAGTGTGCGTGATATTCCACCCGAGGAATTAATCGGCCAAGCCCAATTTAGCCCAGCAGTGCGCCATTATAGCCAACTGATTCGCCAAGCAGGGGCATTAATTGTGGCAACGCCAGTTTACAAGGATACTTATGCTGAATTATTACGGGCCTGGCTTAATTTACTTCCAGCAGGAATTCTACGGAATACGCTGGTATTGCCAATAATCACTGGTTCATCGGCGCGAACCGAAGCCCAAATCTATACTGACTTGGCAGCGCGCTTTCGCCAACTTGGAGCTAAGCATATTATTCCAAGCCTGTTTGCGGCTGAGCAGCAAATTCAGCTGATCGGATCAAAATTACCACCACGGATTCATCGCAGTTTAGAAGAACGCTTGGGGCTAGCACTTGATGATATCGCCCAGCAATTAGGGGTTTTGCCATTGGTAGCAGTGGCCTAA
- a CDS encoding sulfonate ABC transporter substrate-binding protein translates to MARRFSIGWHRLALALIVGLLASCGSTSNDAASDGQTSTRSLRIGYQKGGSLPILKGNGTLENRLRDVKVEWIEFAAGPPLLEALNTGSIDLGSTGQTPPIFAQAAGTPLVYVASVAASPTGQALLVPKDSPIQSVSELKGKKVAFAKGSSAHYFAIDVLREAGLQYSEIEPAFLTPPDARPAFDGGSVDAWIIWEPYLTIALKATDARVLHDGSSLAPSHSYYLAAKSFAEQHPDLVSATLEEIQKVEQWSQQEPQAVAKILAPVIGVDAAILEEVAKKQAFGLSPINDTIVNEQQQIADTFFELGLIPKKVSIREAIWTWQPAQASAQ, encoded by the coding sequence ATGGCACGCCGTTTTTCAATTGGTTGGCACCGTTTGGCCTTGGCTTTAATCGTAGGGCTTTTGGCAAGCTGTGGCTCCACCAGCAATGATGCTGCTTCAGATGGACAAACGAGCACCCGCAGCCTACGGATCGGCTATCAAAAAGGTGGCTCGTTGCCAATTCTCAAGGGCAACGGCACTCTTGAGAATCGGCTCAGGGATGTCAAGGTCGAATGGATTGAGTTTGCCGCTGGGCCGCCATTGCTCGAAGCGCTGAATACAGGCAGCATCGATCTTGGTTCGACTGGCCAAACCCCGCCGATTTTTGCCCAAGCTGCTGGTACGCCATTGGTTTATGTCGCTTCGGTCGCGGCTTCGCCAACTGGTCAAGCCTTACTTGTGCCTAAAGATTCACCAATTCAAAGTGTCAGCGAACTCAAGGGCAAAAAAGTTGCCTTCGCCAAAGGTTCGAGCGCCCATTATTTTGCGATTGATGTTTTACGCGAAGCAGGCTTGCAATACAGCGAGATTGAGCCAGCATTTCTAACTCCGCCCGATGCGCGGCCTGCCTTCGATGGTGGCAGCGTCGATGCTTGGATTATTTGGGAACCCTATTTGACGATTGCGCTCAAGGCAACCGATGCGCGAGTTTTGCACGATGGATCGAGCCTTGCGCCCAGCCATAGCTATTACTTAGCAGCCAAAAGCTTTGCCGAGCAACATCCCGATCTGGTCAGCGCAACCTTAGAAGAAATTCAAAAAGTTGAGCAATGGTCGCAGCAAGAACCCCAAGCAGTTGCCAAGATTCTGGCCCCAGTGATTGGGGTAGATGCGGCAATCTTAGAAGAAGTGGCCAAAAAACAGGCCTTTGGGCTTAGCCCAATCAATGACACAATTGTCAATGAGCAGCAACAAATTGCCGATACCTTTTTTGAATTAGGCTTAATTCCCAAAAAGGTCAGCATTCGCGAAGCAATTTGGACGTGGCAACCAGCCCAAGCCAGCGCTCAGTAG
- the ssuD gene encoding FMNH2-dependent alkanesulfonate monooxygenase, with protein MEILWFIPTHGDGRYLASTVASRSTTFPYLRQIAQAVDELGFTGALLPTGHYCEDAWVLASALSAVTRQMKFLVAIRPGLMLPGPAVRMASTFDRISNGRLLINVVAGGDSAEVASDGLHLDHDQRYALTDEFLEVWRRVLAGEHVTLEGQHIHVTDGKLLLPPVQQPHPPLYFGGSSPAALEVAAKHVDVYLTWGEPPAQVAEKIAQVRALAAKHGRTLRFGMRMHVIVRETNQAAWDAANDLIRYVDDAAIANAQAAFAKMDSVGQKRMQALHNGNRNQLEVSPNLWAGVGLVRGGAGTALVGDAGTVAERMLEYNELGIDTFVLSGYPHLEEAYRVAELLFPRLPLGSKPTPPANQTGIFGELLQLHEFSRREPAPTGQ; from the coding sequence ATGGAAATCCTATGGTTTATTCCAACCCACGGCGATGGGCGCTATCTTGCCTCGACCGTGGCCAGCCGCTCGACAACGTTTCCCTATTTGCGCCAAATTGCCCAGGCAGTCGATGAATTGGGCTTTACGGGGGCATTGCTACCAACTGGCCATTATTGCGAAGATGCGTGGGTCTTGGCCTCGGCACTATCAGCAGTCACGCGCCAGATGAAATTTTTGGTGGCAATTCGCCCAGGCCTCATGCTACCTGGCCCCGCTGTACGCATGGCTTCAACCTTCGATCGCATCTCAAACGGACGCTTGTTGATCAATGTGGTTGCTGGTGGTGATAGCGCCGAAGTTGCCAGCGATGGCTTGCATCTTGACCATGATCAACGTTATGCCCTGACCGACGAATTTTTGGAAGTTTGGCGGCGTGTGTTGGCTGGCGAACATGTAACCCTCGAAGGCCAACATATTCATGTGACCGATGGCAAATTACTGTTACCGCCAGTTCAACAACCGCATCCGCCGCTCTATTTTGGTGGCTCCTCGCCAGCAGCGCTCGAAGTTGCCGCCAAACATGTGGATGTCTACCTGACTTGGGGCGAGCCGCCAGCCCAAGTTGCCGAGAAAATTGCCCAAGTTCGGGCTTTGGCTGCCAAGCATGGCCGCACGCTGCGTTTCGGCATGCGCATGCATGTGATCGTGCGCGAAACCAACCAAGCCGCTTGGGATGCCGCCAACGATCTGATTCGTTATGTTGATGATGCGGCAATTGCCAATGCTCAAGCCGCCTTTGCCAAGATGGACTCAGTTGGTCAAAAGCGCATGCAAGCCTTGCATAATGGCAATCGCAACCAACTTGAAGTTAGTCCGAATTTGTGGGCGGGCGTTGGCTTAGTGCGCGGTGGTGCAGGCACAGCCCTCGTCGGCGATGCTGGAACTGTCGCTGAACGCATGCTCGAATACAACGAACTAGGCATCGATACCTTTGTGCTTTCAGGCTATCCCCATTTGGAAGAAGCCTATCGCGTGGCTGAATTGTTGTTCCCACGCTTGCCCTTGGGCAGCAAACCAACTCCGCCAGCCAACCAAACTGGGATCTTTGGCGAACTGTTGCAGTTGCATGAGTTTTCGCGGCGCGAGCCAGCCCCAACTGGGCAGTAG
- a CDS encoding ABC transporter permease subunit, with product MALAIEQPTTTPRSAKRLQLRQLGQRWLPWLVPIVLIGVWQLAATIGWLSARVLPAPSTILQTTWELLLHQNLLGDIAVSTRRALFGLAIGGSLGFIFGLLNGTFPTSERLFDSTFQMIRNIPHLALLPLVILWFGIGETSRLFLVAFGVFFPLYLNTYHGVRSIDPNLREMGIVYGLSKWGLFRHIIFPGALPSILVGLRFALGVMWLTLIVAESLASNAGIGHLTMNAREFMQTDVLVMGIVIYALLGKLADTIARLIERRSLRWRVGA from the coding sequence ATGGCATTGGCGATTGAACAACCAACAACCACGCCGCGCTCAGCCAAACGGCTGCAATTACGCCAATTAGGCCAACGCTGGCTCCCATGGCTGGTGCCAATTGTGCTAATTGGAGTCTGGCAACTTGCAGCAACGATTGGCTGGTTGAGTGCTCGCGTCTTGCCAGCACCCAGCACAATTCTGCAAACAACCTGGGAGCTTTTGCTGCACCAGAATTTGCTTGGCGATATTGCAGTTAGCACCCGTCGGGCGCTGTTTGGTTTAGCAATTGGCGGCAGCCTTGGCTTTATCTTTGGCCTGCTGAATGGCACATTTCCAACTAGTGAGCGCCTGTTTGATAGCACCTTTCAAATGATTCGCAATATTCCCCATTTGGCGTTGCTGCCATTGGTGATTTTATGGTTTGGCATTGGCGAAACATCACGCCTATTTTTGGTAGCTTTTGGCGTGTTCTTCCCGCTGTATCTGAATACCTATCACGGTGTCCGCAGCATTGATCCCAATCTGCGCGAGATGGGCATTGTTTATGGGTTATCAAAATGGGGCTTGTTTCGCCATATTATTTTTCCTGGAGCCTTACCCTCAATTTTGGTTGGCCTACGCTTTGCCTTGGGGGTAATGTGGTTGACCTTAATCGTCGCCGAGAGTTTGGCATCGAACGCTGGTATTGGCCATTTGACCATGAATGCCCGCGAATTTATGCAAACTGATGTGTTGGTAATGGGCATCGTAATTTATGCTCTGCTCGGCAAATTGGCCGATACAATCGCTCGTTTGATTGAACGCCGCAGCCTTCGTTGGCGCGTTGGCGCATAA
- a CDS encoding ATP-binding cassette domain-containing protein translates to MSIRGVELGLRGLGKAIANRTILHDINLEIKPGEFIAIIGKSGCGKTTLLRLIAGLTEPTIGQVALDNSPLAGLNPAARVMFQDARLLPWKRVWENVALGLPNLNPEHALQALHQVGLADRAYDWPLGLSGGERQRLALARAIANMPSLLLLDEPFGALDALTRIEMQQLVEQLWRAQGFTAILVTHDVEEAIALADRVLLIQNQHIALNLPIHLPRSRQRGSAEFAAIKEQLLGAIFGAGYPLTSRVVGA, encoded by the coding sequence ATGAGTATCCGTGGAGTTGAATTAGGTTTACGTGGCTTGGGCAAGGCAATTGCCAATCGGACAATTTTGCACGACATCAACCTTGAGATTAAACCTGGCGAATTTATCGCGATCATCGGCAAAAGTGGCTGTGGCAAAACAACCTTGTTGCGCTTGATTGCAGGCCTAACCGAGCCAACCATCGGCCAAGTAGCACTCGATAATAGCCCATTGGCAGGCTTGAATCCTGCCGCCCGCGTGATGTTTCAAGATGCGCGTTTATTGCCTTGGAAGCGAGTTTGGGAGAATGTTGCCCTCGGTTTGCCCAACCTTAATCCTGAACATGCCCTACAAGCCTTGCATCAAGTTGGCCTTGCTGATCGCGCCTATGATTGGCCATTGGGTTTATCAGGTGGCGAACGTCAACGCTTAGCGCTAGCCCGTGCGATCGCCAATATGCCAAGTTTATTGCTGCTTGATGAACCATTTGGTGCACTTGATGCCCTGACACGAATCGAAATGCAGCAATTGGTTGAGCAACTTTGGCGAGCACAGGGCTTCACCGCTATTCTGGTTACCCACGATGTTGAAGAAGCGATCGCCTTGGCGGATCGGGTGTTATTGATTCAGAATCAGCATATTGCGCTCAATTTACCGATTCACCTACCACGCAGCCGCCAACGTGGTAGTGCCGAATTCGCTGCAATCAAAGAGCAATTGCTCGGCGCGATTTTTGGGGCAGGCTATCCATTGACCAGTCGCGTGGTTGGGGCATAA
- the queA gene encoding tRNA preQ1(34) S-adenosylmethionine ribosyltransferase-isomerase QueA has product MLPIADFDYHLPPERIAQTPVEPRDHSRLLVLNRATGQLEHRHFYEIGRYLRPGDLLVANDSRVLPARLYGQKASGGKTELLLLKQRDAQRWEALIKGKVAVGTNLIITGHNGAQIQASVEELLESGSRIVCFEQPINDRLPELGSMPTPPYITAPLTDPERYQTVYSAQAGSAAAPTAGLHWTPELIEQVKALGVGWANVTLHVGLDTFRPVQTENALEHQIHSEWYELSVETAQAINATRAAGGRIITVGTTSTRVLETVAQAQGLSLTDGEIQAAAGWSSIYIYPPYEYRVVNSLITNFHLPKSTLLLLVSALAGHDLIMQAYAEAVERQYRFFSFGDAMLII; this is encoded by the coding sequence ATGCTACCAATTGCCGATTTTGATTATCACTTGCCACCTGAACGCATCGCCCAAACGCCAGTTGAGCCACGCGACCATTCACGCCTATTGGTGCTCAACCGCGCTACGGGCCAGCTTGAGCATCGCCATTTTTATGAAATTGGGCGCTATTTGCGGCCTGGAGATCTGTTGGTTGCCAACGATAGTCGCGTTTTGCCCGCCCGTTTGTATGGACAAAAAGCCAGCGGTGGCAAAACCGAGCTACTGCTGCTCAAACAACGCGATGCCCAACGCTGGGAAGCATTGATCAAAGGTAAGGTTGCAGTTGGCACAAATTTAATTATCACTGGCCATAACGGGGCACAAATCCAAGCGTCCGTTGAGGAGTTGTTGGAGAGCGGCAGTCGAATTGTTTGCTTTGAGCAACCAATTAATGATCGATTGCCCGAACTTGGCTCAATGCCCACCCCGCCGTATATAACTGCCCCACTGACTGATCCTGAGCGTTATCAAACGGTTTATAGCGCTCAAGCAGGCTCAGCCGCCGCCCCAACCGCTGGCTTACACTGGACACCAGAATTAATCGAGCAAGTTAAGGCTCTTGGTGTTGGTTGGGCCAACGTTACCTTGCACGTTGGGCTAGATACGTTTCGGCCTGTGCAAACTGAAAACGCGCTGGAGCATCAAATCCATAGCGAATGGTATGAGCTTTCAGTCGAAACCGCCCAAGCAATTAACGCAACTCGCGCCGCTGGTGGGCGAATCATCACGGTTGGCACAACCAGCACCCGCGTGCTGGAAACCGTGGCTCAAGCCCAAGGCCTAAGCTTGACCGACGGTGAAATTCAGGCGGCGGCGGGCTGGAGTAGTATTTATATCTACCCACCCTATGAATATCGCGTGGTCAATAGCTTGATCACCAATTTTCACTTGCCTAAATCGACCTTGTTGCTCTTGGTAAGTGCTTTGGCGGGGCATGATTTGATTATGCAAGCCTATGCCGAGGCCGTCGAACGCCAGTATCGATTCTTCTCGTTTGGCGATGCCATGCTGATTATCTAA
- a CDS encoding OsmC family protein, whose amino-acid sequence MRISVTQPDQLDLIFDGQSFSYPADLNPVQLQAAALVGCTAAVMERYAQTAELDLKGTTLVIRWSFGSEPRRIDRYEIEVTLPATISQTRQAAVLRAAQHCTVHATLEHPPLITIRQV is encoded by the coding sequence ATGCGAATTTCAGTTACACAACCCGATCAACTTGACTTGATCTTTGATGGGCAGTCATTTAGCTATCCCGCTGATCTCAATCCGGTGCAATTGCAGGCAGCTGCTTTGGTTGGCTGCACCGCTGCAGTGATGGAGCGCTACGCTCAAACTGCCGAGCTTGATTTAAAAGGCACAACGTTGGTCATTCGCTGGAGCTTTGGCAGCGAGCCACGCCGCATCGATCGCTACGAAATTGAAGTTACGCTCCCAGCCACAATCTCCCAAACCCGCCAAGCTGCTGTTTTACGCGCCGCTCAGCATTGTACGGTGCATGCAACCTTGGAGCACCCGCCATTAATTACGATTCGCCAAGTTTGA
- a CDS encoding SIMPL domain-containing protein (The SIMPL domain is named for its presence in mouse protein SIMPL (signalling molecule that associates with mouse pelle-like kinase). Bacterial member BP26, from Brucella, was shown to assemble into a channel-like structure, while YggE from E. coli has been associated with resistance to oxidative stress.) — protein sequence MNARNSIIGWSLALLLIVGFGIASLVILPRGSAAQTDTESRKRISVTGRGEVKVTPDIAYVTIGVNTNAADAKSALSENNTKMNALIEQLKAAGIAEADIQTTNLNISPSYDYSGNTPVLKGYDVNNNVRVKVSVSDAGGLLDKVVEVGANNISGLSFDVADPAKSLEAARQAAIKDAQLRAEQYAAVSNAQVGEVLVISETSTPVTYPVAYESRDMAVGAGAPIQPGQQSQVIEVQVIFELK from the coding sequence ATGAATGCTCGTAACTCAATTATTGGTTGGTCGTTGGCACTGTTGTTGATTGTTGGGTTTGGAATTGCCTCGTTGGTGATTTTACCCCGTGGTAGTGCCGCCCAAACCGATACCGAGAGCCGCAAACGAATTTCAGTTACTGGTCGCGGTGAAGTCAAAGTAACTCCCGATATTGCCTATGTGACGATTGGGGTCAATACCAACGCAGCAGATGCTAAAAGCGCTTTGAGCGAAAACAACACCAAAATGAATGCCCTGATCGAGCAATTGAAAGCCGCTGGCATCGCCGAGGCCGATATTCAAACCACCAACCTTAATATCTCGCCAAGCTACGACTATTCGGGCAACACCCCAGTTTTGAAGGGCTACGATGTCAACAACAACGTGCGCGTCAAAGTTTCGGTTAGCGATGCTGGCGGCTTGTTGGATAAAGTGGTCGAAGTTGGTGCAAATAACATTTCAGGCTTGAGCTTTGATGTCGCTGACCCAGCTAAATCATTGGAAGCCGCTCGCCAAGCTGCAATCAAAGATGCTCAACTGCGGGCTGAACAATACGCCGCCGTGAGCAACGCTCAAGTTGGCGAAGTCTTGGTTATCAGCGAAACGTCAACCCCTGTAACCTATCCAGTCGCCTACGAATCACGCGATATGGCTGTTGGGGCTGGTGCACCAATCCAACCTGGCCAACAAAGCCAAGTCATTGAAGTTCAAGTGATTTTCGAACTAAAATAA
- the ltaE gene encoding low-specificity L-threonine aldolase — protein MIDLRSDTVTKPSLAMREAMHHAEVGDDVFGDDPTVNQLQRYAADLVGKEAAIFVPSGTMGNLAAILAHAGRGQELLLGDESHIYHYEAGGASALGGLVFHPIPTNTQGELDLAALNAAVRPAYDAHAAQAGLVCLENSHNRCGGTVLSLEYLAQVQQWASSQNLPVHMDGARVFNAAVALGVPASTVTKHVDSVQFCLSKGLGAPIGSIVAGSGEFIKKVHRWRKMLGGGMRQVGVVAAAGLIALNEGRERLIDDHVNAKMLAEALSQLPQIELDLASVQTNIIVFGLRDSTFSPEQLVERLRQAGVLIVPFKGRLRAVTHVDVNREQCAEAANIIAKVLQSA, from the coding sequence ATGATCGATTTGCGCAGCGATACCGTCACGAAGCCAAGTTTGGCCATGCGTGAGGCCATGCATCACGCCGAGGTTGGCGACGATGTGTTTGGCGATGATCCAACGGTCAATCAATTACAACGCTATGCCGCCGATCTGGTTGGCAAAGAGGCGGCGATTTTTGTGCCAAGCGGCACGATGGGCAATTTGGCGGCAATTTTGGCCCATGCTGGGCGTGGTCAAGAGCTGTTGCTTGGCGATGAATCACATATTTATCATTATGAGGCGGGTGGCGCTTCAGCCTTGGGTGGCTTGGTGTTTCATCCCATCCCAACCAATACCCAAGGCGAGCTTGATTTAGCGGCTTTGAATGCGGCAGTACGCCCAGCCTACGATGCCCATGCCGCTCAGGCAGGTTTGGTATGTCTGGAAAACAGCCATAATCGCTGTGGTGGCACGGTGCTTTCATTGGAATATTTGGCGCAGGTGCAGCAATGGGCCAGCAGCCAAAATTTACCAGTGCATATGGATGGGGCACGAGTGTTCAATGCAGCGGTGGCGCTGGGTGTACCAGCTAGCACCGTTACTAAGCATGTCGATAGCGTGCAATTTTGCTTATCCAAAGGCTTGGGTGCACCAATTGGCTCGATTGTGGCAGGCTCAGGCGAGTTTATCAAAAAAGTGCATCGCTGGCGCAAAATGCTTGGCGGCGGCATGCGCCAAGTTGGGGTAGTAGCAGCGGCGGGCTTGATTGCGCTCAACGAAGGCCGCGAACGCTTGATCGATGACCATGTAAATGCCAAAATGCTGGCCGAAGCACTCAGCCAATTACCCCAAATCGAGCTTGATTTGGCTTCGGTGCAAACCAATATTATCGTTTTTGGCTTGCGCGATAGCACGTTTAGCCCTGAACAATTGGTTGAACGTTTGCGCCAAGCAGGGGTTTTGATCGTGCCATTCAAAGGCCGTTTACGGGCTGTAACCCATGTTGATGTTAATCGTGAGCAATGCGCCGAGGCCGCCAACATCATCGCCAAGGTGCTGCAAAGCGCTTAA